The Terriglobus roseus region GCCGAAGTGGTTCTTCACGACAGAGAGGATCGGCACGCGCTGGGCTTCACGGCGCGCCATGGATGCGGCGAAGACGGGCGTTTCCGTAATGGTGAGTCGTACATAGAGGCCCAGAAGAACAAGAACACCGCTGGCCAGGAACGGCAGGCGCCAGCCGTACGAGAGGAACTGCGCAGGCGTCATCCATTGAGAAAGCACAAGGAAGACGGCGCTGGAAAAGAAGAAGCCGATGGGCGCTCCAAGTTGCGGAAACATGCCGTACCAGGCGCGCTTGTTTGGAGGCGCATTTTCCGTAGCCAGCAGCACAGCGCCACCCCATTCGCCACCCAGTCCGATGCCTTGTCCAAAGCGACATAGCGCCAGCAGCAGTGAAGCGAAGACACCTGCCGTCTTATAGGTGGGCAACAGGCCAACGCCGACAGTGGACAAGCCCATCGTGGAAAGCGCCAGAACCAGCGTTGTCTTTCGCCCAATGCGATCGCCGAAGTGCCCAAAGAGCGCCGATCCGATTGGCCGGGCGATGAATGCAATCGCAAAGGTGGCCAGCGATTGCAGCGTTGCCGCTGTGGGGTCTCCCGCAGGGAAGAAAAGCTGCGGAAAGACGATAACGGCCGCTGTGGCGTAGATGTAGAAATCGAAAAACTCTACGGTGGTGCCTACGAGCGAGGCGAACAGCACCTGCGCGGGTGTATTGATGGGCTTGGTTGATCCGGCGCTTGTCATGGATGCATTCCATGATGCTTGTCAAAGTGCGCCAGATTCAAGTGTGAATGCAATTTAGAGGTGCTGGAAAAGGCGCACGAGCACCGGCGCCAGCAGCGCTGTGATGAGGCCGTTGACGCCAATGGCGATGCCTGCAAAGGCCGCTGGGATGGGGCCGAGGGGGATGACGGAAGCGGCTGCGATGGCGGCGCCTGCTGTGCCTGCGGTGAGTCCGGTGGCTGCGGGATGGTGTACGCGGAGGATGCGAAGCAGCATGGGCAGGATGATGGCGGTGATGATGCCGCCCACTACCGCGAAGATGGCAGTGAGCGATGCCGTGCCGCCGATTGCGTCCGATACCCCCATAGCGATGGGCGTGGTGAGGGACTTGGGCATCATGGAGAGTGCCAGCGTGTGGCTGCCGCCACAAAGGAGGACGATGCCGTAGGCGCTGGTGGCTCCAGTGAGCGAACCTGCGATGAGTGCGATCAGCGTTGGAAGCAGGCCCCGGCGAAGGTGCTCTAGCGAGAGCACCATGGGAATTGCGAGTGCGACGGTGGCTGGTCCCAGCATGAAGTGCAGGATCTGCACGCTGGTGAAGTACCGCGTGTACGGGATGTGCAGCAGCTTGATCGTGATGCCGACGAGGACAATGCCAATGAGCGTGGGATTGGCGATGGGAGAACCTGTGCGTCGCTGCAGCCACACGCCTGCGAGATAGAAGAGGATGGTCAGTGGAAGCAGGAAGAGCGGCAGGGTGAGTAGCCCGGTCATCGTTACTGTTCCTCACTGAGCGTGACACGTTCGCCGCGATGGAGGAGCCACTGCATGACGAGTGCGGTGACGATGATGGTGAATGCCGTCGAGACGAGCAGGGCCATTATCGTGGGGAACCATGCTGTGCGGAAGAATCCAAGGTCGGCCACGATGGCTGCGCCTGCGGGAATGAAGAGCAGACCCAGCCATCTGAGCAAGCCGTTGGACGTTTGTACCAGGGCTGCATCCGGTTCACGTTTGCGCAGGAGCAGAACGGCTGCTAGCAAAGCCATGCCAAGCACCGGGCCGGGCAGCGAGAGATGCAGCGCGCGGTGCAGCGCTTCGCCCACCAATTGCGCAGAAAGCAGAATGAGGATGGAGCGGAGCATGGCCATGTTCAACACCAGCATAGAGTCAGATATGCCGTTTGAGGATGCTTCATTCTCAAATGACGCGCCGGATGCGCGCGGTTTGGTAGCATCCGCATTATGAATGCACCGCTATTGGTTGCCGAAGGGCTTGTGAAGGAATACGGCAACAGCCGCGTGGTGAGCGATGTTTCGCTTTCCATTGCACGAGGAGAAATCCTGGGGCTGGTGGGAGAAAGCGGCAGCGGCAAGAGCACCGTGGCGCGCATGGTGCTGCGATTGATTGAGCCAACGCAGGGCGCAGTTCATTTTGATGGCGTGGATGTGCTGAAGGCAGGACGCAGCGAAATGAAGATGTTGCGGCGTCGTATGGGGGTGGTGTTTCAGGACCCCTTTGCCGCGCTTGATCCCCGCATGTGCGTGCGCGACATTCTTGCTGAACCGTTTGCTATTCATGGCGAAGAGGCACTGCAAGGGAAGTCGATGGAAGAGATGTTGACGGCGATGCTGCGCGAAGTGGGATTGGATGCTTCTGCATTGGATCGCTATCCGCATGCGTTCAGCGGAGGCCAGCGGCAACGCATCAACATTGCGCGCGCGTTAGCGCTGCGACCGGAGTTTCTTGTTCTGGATGAGCCGGTAAGCGCGTTGGATGTTTCCGTGGGGGCGCAGGTGATTAACCTGCTGCGTTCACTGCAGCAGACGCGGGGATTAACGTGCCTGTTCATCTCACATTCCATGCCGCTGGTGCGATATTTGTGCGATCGCGTTGCAGTGATGCGTCGCGGCGAGCTGGTGGAAGTGGGTGATGCGGTTAGCATCTGTGAACATCCACGCGAGGCTTACACACAGGCTTTGATCGCAGCAACGCCGGAGTTTGTCGGGCTGTAATACCTCTTCTTTGCGCGGACGACAGTCCGGCACCTTCCCGCATCTGAACAACGCAGGAACTCGAGTTCCACGGACCGTTGCGTCCGTTCTGTGCCTGTAGCTTCGGCACATGCGAGGTACCTGCAATGACGCAGCCAACCATGCATAGCCCGGAAAGCCGTCTGCATACGATGGAGAAGAATGCGTGGGCGCTGGTGCAGAGTTCGCCGATCCATCGTATGTGGGATCTACGTGGAGTTCCGCTGAAAGAAGTGGCGAAGCGTACCTGGAAGGGCATTGATGATGACAACCTTTTCGGCCGCGCATCACAACTTGCGTATGCTTTCTTCTCTGCCATTTTCCCAGCGCTGATTGCGATTTCGTCGCTGATGGGTTTGATCGCGAAGTCCTCGAGTCATCTGTACTTTGCGTTGTTGAACAAGCTCGGCCAGTTGATTCCTCCTACGGCCTTTGCGCTTGTGACAGATACATTTCGCCAGACAACTAGCGCATCCACGCCAGGGAAAGTTACGTTCGGACTTTTGTTCGCGCTGTTCTCTGCAAGCGTTGGTATATCGGCGCTGCAGGACACGCTGAACTCTGTGTATCGCGTGAGGGAAACGCGCCCTTTCTGGAAGGCCCGTGCAGAGGCGATGGGGCTCACATTGGTTGTGGGCTCATTGATTCTTGCGTCTGTGCTTGTTCTCTTTGGTGGCGACCTTGCAGCGAATTATCTCGCTCACCTGTTTCGTGGTGCCTGGGTACTGGCCATCATGCTCCGCGTGATCTATTGGATTGTGGCGTCGTTATTGGTGATTTTGTCCTTTGAAGTGATGTATTACTGCTGCCCGGATGTGCAGCATCGCGTATGGCGTTGGTTCACTCCGGGGGGTGTGGTGGGATTGCTCGGATGGATTGCAGGTTCCGTTGCGCTGCGTGTGTATCTCCATTACTTCAACAGCTACTCGGTGACGTATGGTTCGCTAGGCGCTGTAATCATCCTGCTGTTGTGGTTTTATCTTTCCGGCGTGATGATTCTGCTGGGGGGCGAAGTGAACTCAGAGATTGAGCGCGCGGTCGCAGAGAAGAAGATTGTCAACGGTGAGCTGCCACCTGTTTCGGCCATCGAAAAGGTGGATTTGAAAGCAGAAAAGACGGCAAGTTGAGTCTTGCCAATTTCCCTAAGCTTCTGCCGGAGTAGACTCATTCGCACATGAGTCTTTATGGAATTGTGATTGGGCTGATCGTGGTGACGCTGCTTGCAGTGTCGCTTTCCCGCGTTCGGCAGGTGCGTACGAAAGCGGATTACCTGGTGGCCGGGCGCACGCTGCCCGCGGCTGTGCTGGTGTTCACGCTGCTCTCAAGCTGGATCGGTTCCGGATCGCTGCTGGGCGGCGCTGAGAACGCGTATCGCCATGGCTTTGCGGCCCTTTGGCAGGGCGGCGGCGGATGGGCCGGGTTAGCACTGATCTTCTTCATCGCGCCACGCGCGCGTAAGTTCGCGAAGTTCACCATTCCAGATCTGCTTGAAGCTCGCTACAACCAGACGGCGCGTGTGCTCGGTGTGATTGCAGTTCTGTTTACTTACACAGCGATCACCAGCTACCAATTGATTGGTGGTGGTGACATTCTTCACCTCATCTTCCCAGATCGCGTTAGCGCCGTGATGGGCCGTTACATCATTGCGGGATTCGTCATTGTGTTCACTGCGATTGCGGGCATGGGATCTGTGGCATACATGGATGTGGTGATCGGATCGTTGGCAACGGTAACGATCCTGTTGTCGCTGCCGATCCTGATTCACCTCACTGGCGGATGGCATGCGGTGCATGCCGCGCTTCCTGCAACGCACTTTATGGTGCTGGGCGATATAACACCCGTGCAGGCAGCGGAGTTGTTTCTGCCCACGTGTTTGCTCATGCTTGGCAATCAGTCGATGTATCAGAAGTTCTTTTCTGCGAAGAGCGAACGCGATGCACGCAACGCAGTCGTGGGTTGGGTGATTGGCACAGTGGTGCTTGAGACGGCGATCGTGGCACTCGCACTGGTGGGTTCAGCGATGTTCCCCACTGGAGAGGTGAGCCAGCATCCGCGCGAGATACTTGCCTACCTTGCGATGAACGGACTGCGTGGGAACGCCATGCTTGAGTTCCTGGGCGCGCTGATGATGGGCGCAATCTTTGCAAAGATCATCTCCACCGCGAATAACTATCTCTTCAGTCCGGCGACGAATCTTGTGAATGATGTGTTCGTTCGTTATCTGCGGCCAACGGCGGGCGATCGTGACGTTCTGTTGGTCTCGCGGTTGATGGTAGTGCTGCTGGGAGTGTGGGCGTTGTGGCAGTCGCTCGGTACGGAGAGCGTGCTGAAGAAGAGTCTGTATGCCTACACGATTTATTCGGCTGCGCTCACACCGGTGATTCTGGCGGCGTTCTTTTGGAAGCGCGCTACGGCTGCAGGTGCGGTGACGTCGATCGCATTGGGAACCGTGGTCACAGTGGGGTGGGATAGTGCGTGGGTGCATCGGGTGTTTCCTGCCGTGATTGCGGAGCGCGATGCGATTCTGCCAGCACTCCTGGTGAGCCTGATGGCGTTGGCGATCGTGAGCCTGATGACGCCGAAACCAACGGAGGAACAGTTGCAGCCGTTCCAGTCGTAAGACGCTGAAGTTTGCGCGTGGTGTGTCGATAAAAGACACATGCGACGCATCCATCGGAATTTGTACGGCAAGGTTTTGATCGTGGCAGGGGTATGGATGACGCTTGCAGTGTCAATGCGTGCGCAGCAGAGCCTCGCGGATGTCTTGCGCTCCGCAACGATGACGAACGGAAGCGCACCATTGTCTGATACGGTCGGTTTGCCCCAGCCGCCGTCCACGCTGGAAGATGCACTACATTCGCTCTACACGAGTGCGGATGTGATCTTCACCGGCGAAGTGACGTCGGTAGAACGCAGTGACGAGACGGTCACGGTGCGCTTTCAAGTGCTGGAAGGCATTCGTGGTGTGAGCGACGGTGCGACGTACGTGTTGCGCGAGTGGGCTGGCCTCTGGGTGGATGATCCTTCGCGTTACGTTGTGAAAGAACAGCGACTGATGCTGCTGCGTGCAAATTCAGCTTGCGGTTATGCTTCGCCTGCGGGAGGCGTTGGCGCGTTTACATTACATGGCGACAGCGCACAGGGAAGCGTTGACTTGCGATGGCTGGCTGTGCAGGTTCCGGCTTCCACCCAAAACACGGTGCAACCCGCAGCGCAGAGTTTTGCGGTAGTTGAATCGACCGTAAAAAGGGATGTTTCCCAGATGGATCGTGCAATGGTGACTTCCATGTTGCGTGCGTGGCATCGCATGGAGGTTACGCAGTGAAACGCGCGACGCTTTTCCTGTTGTTCTTCTGTGCGAGTGTTTTGCAAGCAGCCAATCCGCGATGGGTAGCGGGGTCGCAGTGGACGAATTCAGGCAAGGCGATGAACTGGTATCGCAACGATGTGCAGTACTTCGTCGATGCAGGATCACTGAGTTCTTCGGTCAGCCATGCTGCTGCTGTATCGATGGTGGATGCCGCTGCGTCCGTATGGAATTTGAGCGCGTTGCCCTTCACTCTGAAGAATGGCGGCGCCCTGGCTGAGGATGTTAGTTCAGCCAATGTGTATATGGGGTCCAGTGGACTGGTCTGGCCAACAGATGTTTCCAGTAGCAACTACACTTCGAAGCAGATCGCAGTCGTTCTGGATGCGGATGGCTCCATCACGGACGCGCTGTTAGGTTCGGGTGCGAGCGAACCATCTAACTGCCGTACGAATGGCGTGACGGAATTCGTTGATCTGTTTATTCAGCCCGGCAAGATCGCGCATGCGCGCATTGTTGTGAATGGCCGATGCAGTGGAGCCGCCGCGGAGCAGCAACTACAGCTTCAGTATCAATTGATGCGTGTGTTTGGCCGTGTTCTGGGGATTGGCTGGTCGCAACTGAACGACAACGTTTTTACGGCCGTGCCAGCGCCAACGTACGCGCAACAGATGCACTGGCCCATCATGCACCCAATCGACATTATCTGTGGGGCATATACGTATCAATGTCTGCCGCAGCCATTCACGCTGCGTGAGGACGACATTGCGGCCATGTGGCTGCTCTATGCCGACAGCACAACGTCTCTGGCGGCTTCAAACATGATCAACATGTCCGGCAATATCTACTCTTCCGGAGTGCGACCTTTGAGCGGGATCAACCTCACGGTGACTCGCTATCAGCGGTGGGGAAGTTATGGAGTAGATGGCTTTCAGTCCGTTTCCAATGTCACTGGATTCAACATGTCGTTTCAACGCGGAAATCCAGTTACCGGGCCGTCCGTCGATACGCAGGGAATTTACGGCCCCATCGTGGGCGATACAGCAAGCACCTTTAATTTTGCGGCGATTCCTCTAAGTACAGGAACATACGTTACGCTCGCTTCCGAGCCCGTGAACCCGCTTTACAAGGGGGCGTACGCAGTAGGACCGTACCAGATGGGAAGCCCTTCTCCTTCTGGATCAGCTATCTCCATCAGCAATGGTCCGTATTCTCCTGGCGCGAACGTATTCGTTTCCTATACGGTCCCCGATGCAGCGTCGGATTGCTCGACTGCAAAGGACGGGACAGAGAGTGTGCCTGGCAGCATCCCGCTGGATGGCACCTGGTCTTCTCGACTCTGCGGTGTGGGCCATTCGTCATGGACAGCGCTTTCAGTAAAAACAGGCCGCACAGCCACAGTGGAAGTGACAGCCACTGATGAGACAGGCAACGCAACTAGCAACAAGGCAATGCCGTTGATCGGCATGTGGCATGGATCCGATGCCACGGGCATACTGCCGGGACTCGCTGCGCAGACGGCTGCTTTTAACGGAATGCGCACAGGCATGTCACAGTTGCGCGTTTCGTTTTCTGCGACAGAGAGCGTCCGCCTTGCCATTACTGACGCTCGCGGCGATGGCCGCGCGGACTACACCTATCGTGCTCGTGTTCTTTATGCCGATTCCATTTCACCTGCGCGAGTGCCTTTATCAGGAGGAACGATCGCGATCACCGGAATGGGGTTTGCTGCTGGAAATACAGTGACCATTGGAGGAGTGGCCGCGAGAGTTGTCAGCATCTCCCCCACTTCCATCAGTGTTGTCGCGCCTGCGATGGGCTCCGGTGTGAAAGATGTCGTGATCACCGACCTTTCTACAGGCGGCTTCTCTACGATGACGGGAGCAATCACCTATGGCGGCGCTGCCTCTGATGTGCTTGCGATCACTTCGCAGCCCTCGGCTTCCGTAGTCGTTGGAACGCCGACACCATTCGCATTGCAGTTGAAAGATGCGAACGGTGCGGCCGTGCGGAATGGTCAGATTGCCGTTTCGGCATCTGCCGGAAGCATCGTTGTGGGCGCATGCAATCTTGCGCGATGCACCTTGGTGACGGACGCCAGCGGTGTGGCCCAAACCTACATCACACCCAGCGTTGCCGGTGCAATGACAGTGCGCGCTGTCTCTCCCGCTGGTTCCACGGTTCAGGCTTCATTCACGGCCATGACTGTTTCGCGTGCTGTGACCTTGCTGCGGCCCACGGAATATGTCGCCGCCGGATCCGGGGCCGCCTTTGCGCCGGTCGTAGACGTTACCCAGAATGGTGCCGCTGCTCCCGGTACGCCGGTTTCATGGACCGCATCCACATCGCGTGCAGGCCTCTCGTCTTCTGTATCCGCGGCGGATGCAGGAGGTTTGTCGAGTATCGACGCCATCGGCGCTTTACGCGATGGGGAAGCTGCCACTGTGCAGGCGTGTGCGTGGAGCACCGTTTGCAGCACGCAGAACGTGATTGGGGTTGCTGCTGCCAATCTGCGTGCGGCGGTGGTCAGTGGCGATGCACAAAGCCGATCCGCCTCGGATTCCCTGAGCAATGTGGCGCTGCGTGTGTTGGACACATCTGGCAATCCTGTTGCGGGTGCTGCAGTTGCGGTGTACCAAGCGGTGTCGGGATGGCAACCTGCGTGCACCAGCGGCAGGTGTCCCACGGCTCCGGTTTACGGCACAATCACGTCCAATGCCGTCAGCGATGATGACGGAATGGTGACAGTGTCGCCGCTGCAGTATGCGAATACCGCCGCTGTTACCAAGATCACAGCATCTGTCGGGACGCAGGGCGCCATTACGATTACGCTGTTGAAGACACCCTGACGCCCCGGTAGCGACCAAGGCAGCTTCTCGTGCATCTGACAGGGTGACCAGCAAGAAGGAGCGACCTGAATGGCGACGGGTGGTGTACGCAAGCGGGTATTGATCGTGGGTGGCGGCTTTGCCGGATTGAAGGCCGCGGAAGCATTGAAGGACGCAGACGTCAGCATCACGCTGGTGGATCGTCGCAATCACCACACGTTTCAGCCACTGCTCTATCAGGTTGCACTCGCGGTGCTGTCGCCCAATGAGATTGCACAGCCCATCCGCGCAATTCTTCGCGCGCCGAATACACAAGTTCTCATGGATGAAGTGGTGGGATTCGATGTGGCTGCGCAGCGCGCCACGTTGAAGAGTGGTGTCGTGCTGGAGTATGACTACCTGATCCTGGCCACGGGCTCTACGCATTCTTACTTCGGCAGAGAAGACTGGGCCAAGTTGGCTCCCGGCTTGAAGACGATTGAAGATGCGGTGGA contains the following coding sequences:
- a CDS encoding MFS transporter, translating into MTSAGSTKPINTPAQVLFASLVGTTVEFFDFYIYATAAVIVFPQLFFPAGDPTAATLQSLATFAIAFIARPIGSALFGHFGDRIGRKTTLVLALSTMGLSTVGVGLLPTYKTAGVFASLLLALCRFGQGIGLGGEWGGAVLLATENAPPNKRAWYGMFPQLGAPIGFFFSSAVFLVLSQWMTPAQFLSYGWRLPFLASGVLVLLGLYVRLTITETPVFAASMARREAQRVPILSVVKNHFGVLVAGILASLSAFVAFYLMIVFTLAWATKALGYSKPDFLKMQLVGVLFFALAIPAAALLAEKGRKPVMIGINIAIAAYGFVFAPLFQAGHGGAQLMLILGLTLMGLVYGPLGTVLSELFPTPVRYTGSSLAFSVAGILGASLAPYIALWLAQHYGLKYVGYYLSSSAVLTMIGLLAIRETKHSDMAAAVQAP
- a CDS encoding LrgB family protein, whose product is MTGLLTLPLFLLPLTILFYLAGVWLQRRTGSPIANPTLIGIVLVGITIKLLHIPYTRYFTSVQILHFMLGPATVALAIPMVLSLEHLRRGLLPTLIALIAGSLTGATSAYGIVLLCGGSHTLALSMMPKSLTTPIAMGVSDAIGGTASLTAIFAVVGGIITAIILPMLLRILRVHHPAATGLTAGTAGAAIAAASVIPLGPIPAAFAGIAIGVNGLITALLAPVLVRLFQHL
- a CDS encoding CidA/LrgA family protein translates to MAMLRSILILLSAQLVGEALHRALHLSLPGPVLGMALLAAVLLLRKREPDAALVQTSNGLLRWLGLLFIPAGAAIVADLGFFRTAWFPTIMALLVSTAFTIIVTALVMQWLLHRGERVTLSEEQ
- a CDS encoding ATP-binding cassette domain-containing protein, translated to MNAPLLVAEGLVKEYGNSRVVSDVSLSIARGEILGLVGESGSGKSTVARMVLRLIEPTQGAVHFDGVDVLKAGRSEMKMLRRRMGVVFQDPFAALDPRMCVRDILAEPFAIHGEEALQGKSMEEMLTAMLREVGLDASALDRYPHAFSGGQRQRINIARALALRPEFLVLDEPVSALDVSVGAQVINLLRSLQQTRGLTCLFISHSMPLVRYLCDRVAVMRRGELVEVGDAVSICEHPREAYTQALIAATPEFVGL
- a CDS encoding YihY/virulence factor BrkB family protein; its protein translation is MTQPTMHSPESRLHTMEKNAWALVQSSPIHRMWDLRGVPLKEVAKRTWKGIDDDNLFGRASQLAYAFFSAIFPALIAISSLMGLIAKSSSHLYFALLNKLGQLIPPTAFALVTDTFRQTTSASTPGKVTFGLLFALFSASVGISALQDTLNSVYRVRETRPFWKARAEAMGLTLVVGSLILASVLVLFGGDLAANYLAHLFRGAWVLAIMLRVIYWIVASLLVILSFEVMYYCCPDVQHRVWRWFTPGGVVGLLGWIAGSVALRVYLHYFNSYSVTYGSLGAVIILLLWFYLSGVMILLGGEVNSEIERAVAEKKIVNGELPPVSAIEKVDLKAEKTAS
- a CDS encoding sodium:solute symporter family protein → MSLYGIVIGLIVVTLLAVSLSRVRQVRTKADYLVAGRTLPAAVLVFTLLSSWIGSGSLLGGAENAYRHGFAALWQGGGGWAGLALIFFIAPRARKFAKFTIPDLLEARYNQTARVLGVIAVLFTYTAITSYQLIGGGDILHLIFPDRVSAVMGRYIIAGFVIVFTAIAGMGSVAYMDVVIGSLATVTILLSLPILIHLTGGWHAVHAALPATHFMVLGDITPVQAAELFLPTCLLMLGNQSMYQKFFSAKSERDARNAVVGWVIGTVVLETAIVALALVGSAMFPTGEVSQHPREILAYLAMNGLRGNAMLEFLGALMMGAIFAKIISTANNYLFSPATNLVNDVFVRYLRPTAGDRDVLLVSRLMVVLLGVWALWQSLGTESVLKKSLYAYTIYSAALTPVILAAFFWKRATAAGAVTSIALGTVVTVGWDSAWVHRVFPAVIAERDAILPALLVSLMALAIVSLMTPKPTEEQLQPFQS
- a CDS encoding IPT/TIG domain-containing protein, producing the protein MKRATLFLLFFCASVLQAANPRWVAGSQWTNSGKAMNWYRNDVQYFVDAGSLSSSVSHAAAVSMVDAAASVWNLSALPFTLKNGGALAEDVSSANVYMGSSGLVWPTDVSSSNYTSKQIAVVLDADGSITDALLGSGASEPSNCRTNGVTEFVDLFIQPGKIAHARIVVNGRCSGAAAEQQLQLQYQLMRVFGRVLGIGWSQLNDNVFTAVPAPTYAQQMHWPIMHPIDIICGAYTYQCLPQPFTLREDDIAAMWLLYADSTTSLAASNMINMSGNIYSSGVRPLSGINLTVTRYQRWGSYGVDGFQSVSNVTGFNMSFQRGNPVTGPSVDTQGIYGPIVGDTASTFNFAAIPLSTGTYVTLASEPVNPLYKGAYAVGPYQMGSPSPSGSAISISNGPYSPGANVFVSYTVPDAASDCSTAKDGTESVPGSIPLDGTWSSRLCGVGHSSWTALSVKTGRTATVEVTATDETGNATSNKAMPLIGMWHGSDATGILPGLAAQTAAFNGMRTGMSQLRVSFSATESVRLAITDARGDGRADYTYRARVLYADSISPARVPLSGGTIAITGMGFAAGNTVTIGGVAARVVSISPTSISVVAPAMGSGVKDVVITDLSTGGFSTMTGAITYGGAASDVLAITSQPSASVVVGTPTPFALQLKDANGAAVRNGQIAVSASAGSIVVGACNLARCTLVTDASGVAQTYITPSVAGAMTVRAVSPAGSTVQASFTAMTVSRAVTLLRPTEYVAAGSGAAFAPVVDVTQNGAAAPGTPVSWTASTSRAGLSSSVSAADAGGLSSIDAIGALRDGEAATVQACAWSTVCSTQNVIGVAAANLRAAVVSGDAQSRSASDSLSNVALRVLDTSGNPVAGAAVAVYQAVSGWQPACTSGRCPTAPVYGTITSNAVSDDDGMVTVSPLQYANTAAVTKITASVGTQGAITITLLKTP